The Corvus hawaiiensis isolate bCorHaw1 chromosome 1, bCorHaw1.pri.cur, whole genome shotgun sequence genomic sequence GCCGTGCAGCGGGGGCTGGGGCACGTCCCACGCGGCCGTGGTGGCTCCTGCGATCCCTGCGCTGCCATcgggggaggaggaggctcAGGAAGCCGCAGCCCCCCCCGTGCTctgccgggggcggggggctggggaggctcCACTGCCTGGGAGGGTTTGATCTCCTGGATCTCCTTTCCTTCCACCTGGGCCCATCTTGGACACCgtccctgttccctgtgtccccataATGTTCCCTGTGTCACCAGGTGTTTTCTCTCGCTGTCTCCATCTCTCCGTGGCCCTCGCGACGCCCCGAACCGAGGGGTTCACGCAGGGACAAACCCCGAGAGCCCCGAAACAAAACCCTCCGAGGGTGAAACCAGCGGTGCCCACCCGACTTGGTGGGGGGAGCCCTCCGGGGGCACCTCCCAAACCGCAGTGACCAAACCCCGAGTCCTGCCCGAGCCGGAGCTCGAGCGCCTggggatttaaaaataaaggcgAGGCGAGCGCGGTTTCGGGTCTTGCCCCCACCCTGCCGTGCCCGGCCGGCCCCGTGCGGTTTCTccgcggcagcagcagcagcgtgtGAGCGCCGAGCCGCGCCGGCTGCTCCGCTGGCAGCGCCGGAGAACGCGCTGTGGGAGcgaagggcaaaaaaaaaaaaaaaaaaaccccaaaaaaagctgttttcttcctctctgctccttgCAGCAGCTCGGGCTGGTGCAGCAGCCGCGCTGAGACCTCGCCCCGGGGGCAGCCGGCACCCCGGCTCAGGGCTCCGGCGGCACCGAGGTGGTTTTTAATGCGGTTGCAATTTTTATCAGCGGCTGGAACCCCCTTTTTCCTCGGAGCAGCCGCgtcgagctcgctccggaggaGATGCGAGCCCGCTGGGACGGCTCCTTTGGGGACACAAAGGGGAAAACGGGGGTCTGCGAGGGCTCGGGGGGACCCCTGGGGGAGCCGGGATGCTCAGGGCCAGCGTCCGTCCTGGACACGGGGAGCACGTGCGGCTCCTCGCCACggctgctgctctctctgcttctttctctttttggttctctttttatctttatctctttctttatctttcatctttatcttctttttattcttctttttactggttttatcttcttattcttgtttttagtcttcctcatcttctccttcttcctcttctcctcctgattcttcttcattttttcctcttcttttttccttcttctttttcttttttctctcctttttgctTCCTCGTTctcttttttatcttcttttttcctctttttttcacttttcttcttcgttctcttttttatcttcttttttatcttcttttttcttattttttcctcttttctcttcttttttcccttcttcttttttccacttcttttttcttaaccTTCCTAatctttttctctattttttccttttcttctcctttttcttctttctctttctgtttttccttttttttttttttttcttttcttttcttctctttctttttctattccCCACTCTCTCGCAAGGGCAATTTTGAGTCAGCCGGCACCCGCTGACTTTTCTTTCCACTGCTCTTTGCACACCGCTCCCCCTGCGCTGCCCGAGCTCCGCTTCCTGCGGGGGCCACGGCCGATcccccgcccgctcccgccCGGCTCCCGGGGCTCCGTGAGCTCCCGGaccttcccttttctcctcgcacccctcccagcccctctcccctcaGGAATTCGGGATTAATCCCCCTTCATTCCCTGCCTATGGGAGATCTCGCGTGTGGGTTCGAGGGGGTGGCTCCCTGGTGGGGGTGACATTAACGGCGTGCCCGGGCAGCGGGGGGGACGCTGGTGTCCAGCTCCGGCCATCAGAGCTCCAGAAGCCGCCAAAATCCCACGGCTGGAGAGCCGAGTCCGGCCGGAGGGGGCTGAACCGGTGCCCGAGGCCACGGCTGGAGGCCGCGCCGCGAACCTGAGCTGGCCACTGGGGCCACTGGGGCTACTGGGGCCACTGGGGCGAGTGGTCAGTGATGGACACGAGggacagagcaggcagcagagatctCCCAGCCTCGCACGGCGATTTGAGGGGACACCCGGGGGGGACGCGGGGTGCAGCCCCGGGGGgggtggcagctgcagccctgtggTGCCCCCCGGCCGTGCCATCGTGTCCCCTTCCTGCCCTTGGCGCAGGCTGGCGCCCAGCCCGAAATAGCAGCGGTGTTGGTTTCCGATCCGGAAGGtgcttggggagggggaggaagatACCGGGAGGGGGGGGATCGGCCCCGAGAGCATCCCCCAGCTGCTGGGGTCACTCAGCTCCTCACGGGCACCCAGCCGGCcgtgggggagggggggggctggggaggggggtgggcACCGcgctgcctcagtttccccatcacCGCCCCTTCAAGCTGCCCTGTGTGCCAAGGGCCGAGCGGGGAGGGCTGACGGTGCCTGTGCCTCTGTTCCCTCCCCAGGCGCATGTTCCCCTTCCTCAGCTTCAACCTGTCGGGGCTCAACCCCGTGGCCCACTACAACGTCTGCGTGGACGTGGTGCTGGTGGACCAACACCACTGGCGCTACCAGGGCGGAAAATGGGTGCAGTGCGGGAAAGCCGAGGGCAACATGCCAGGTACGGGCTCTCCAtccccttcctcatcctcctggaGGTGCCGGGATGGGGGTGacgctgtccccgctgtcccccagGGAACCGCCTCTACCTGCACCCCGACTCTCCCAACACGGGCGCGCACTGGATGCGGCAGGAGGTTTCCTTCGGGAAGCTGAAGCTCACCAACAACAAGGGCGCCTCCAACAACGTCGGGCAGGTGAGGGGAGGGTCCCGCCGCCGTGCCAGGCTGGGCCGGCTCCTCTTGGGACCCTCCCTGACCGCCCGCTGTCcgcttttccccctcccccagatGATCGTGCTGCAGTCGCTGCACAAGTACCAGCCGCGGCTGCACGTCACGGAGGTGAAGGAGGGCGAGGGGGAGGACGGGTACCCCTCCCCGCACACCCACACCTTCGCCTTCCCCGAGACCCAGTTCATCGCCGTCACCGCCTACCAGAACGCCGACGTGAGTACGAGATCCCCCTCCCCGTCCCGAGCATGGGTGTAGGCcccccacaaaaaaatcccccaacaGCACAGAAACTCCAGGAACCAGTAATCATCCCAGTGTCATCACAGCAACCCAATAACCCCCGCAGAGCAGCCCCATTAAccccccccagcaccctctAAGGTGTCCTCAGCGTCAGGAAAACCCCAATGGCCCCCCCCTGTCTGCAGCAACTCTGCGATCCCAGGTACATCCCCTGCATCCCCTCGGCATTCCAGGACCTCCCCCTGCGTCCCTTCAGCATCCCAGACGCCTCCCAATGCCGCCCGTATCCCCTCAGATTTCCAGAGCCTCCCCGCGAATCCCTTCAGcaccccactgtcccccccAGGATTGTCCCACACATCCCAGTACCCCCCTCCTGAATCCCTTCAGCACCCCCTGCACCGGCAAAGGATGGGATTCTGGTGGGTCGGGGGCTGCTCgggggggaaaagggacagcggggggacatCCCGGAGGAGGGAcaagctgccagcagccccccCAATTCCCCGTGCCCCCAGATCACCCAGCTGAAGATCGACCACAACCCCTTCGCCAAAGGATTCCGGGACAACTTTGACTCGTGAGTGTCACCCccaccccctcctcctcccgcctGCCCCTCCCTGGTTCTCCCCCGGCCTCACCTGGCAGgagacccccccccaaaaccccaccctgtgcctccccAGGATGTACACGGCCTCGGAGAGCGACCGCTTCACCCCATCCCCGCCGGAGGGTCCcggctgccagcagctcctgccggCCCCCCgcttccagcccttcctgcccgAGCAGTACCCGCTGCCCCCGGGCCGCTTCTTCGGGGGCGAGCGAGGGGCTgcgctgcccctgccccccAAAGACCCCTCCCACTGGTACTTCCCCCCGCAgcagccccccgcccccggcgcgCTGGAGTTCGGCGGCTACGACGGGGGCTACGGGGGGGGCAAAATGGTGCCCTATGGGGTGAAACCCTTCGCCCTGCCGCCCGCCCCGCACCCGCCCCTGCCCTACTACCCCGAGGGGCCGGGGGGCTTCGGGGTCCCGGGGGGCTGGAGCCCCGGGCAGTACGGCCCCAAGGGCGGCGCCGCGGCTCTGGGCTGGTACCGGGAGCCCCGCGAGGAGAAGGGCAAGGAGGTGGAGGGCTGGgcccccgagccccccgccGCTGTCGCCTCGGGGGACTCGTCGGACTCGGGGTTGTACGAGTGCAAGCGGCGGCGGGTGTCCCCCTACCCCTCCAGCACCGAGAgctcccccccgccccgcaaCGGGGACCTCTACGACAAGGACCCGGTCGCCGACGGGGGCTACTACGGCTTCTACGGCAACTGAGCCACACCGAGGGGAGCGAGGGAGGGGTCAGAGCCTCCCCGGGCGCCCCAAATCTGGGTGCAAAGGGGTTCTgtgtgcccccccccccccccccatattTAACACCCATATCCTGGGACGACTTGAGCAGAGGGGGAGCTCAGCCAGACAATCAGCCCCCGGTGCCACCCCGGTGGGGCCGCGGGGGCGAGCGGGGAGGGGACGGGCTGGGGGGATGGtggtgaggggtttttttttttgttgtcgGTGGTTTTTAGGGGAGGGGAGTTAATGCTGAAGTATTTATTGAGGCCCCCCCCCTCCGCGCCCGGTGTGGGGCGGGGGGCAGCAGCATATCGCAATAAAGGGGACACTGTGGGACACGGCTCTGGTCAATTCTGTGCATGTggggagggaaactgaggcacggggaGGGGGTTAAGGGACTCGTGCTGATCGGGGAGGGGGGTCCTGAGCCCCTCGGGGACCGTGATGCGGAGCGGGGGGGGGGACAAGGAATCTCTGTGCACACCCCAACTCTTCACAGCCTTTATTAGAGCAGCCCCTGTGCACATTTTGGGGGAGTGAGGGGCAGTGGGGTTTTCCCGCCCGCGGGCACCCTGCGACCCCCCTTAACCCCCCCCCTCATTCTCCTGtgcccccagggcaggggggcactgccagcccctgccccaaaGCGCCTCAGCTGTCCCCAAGGCTCtgccccggggcgggggggaggcATTGCCAGTGcgcccccctcccccttcccattTTTATATCACAGTTTTATTGAAACAGCGGCAAAATGGCTCAgagggggcgggggggaccAGCCccgctgctgggcactgctgtgaggagctgggggggctcagcacCCCCCGGGTTTGGGGGTCGCTACCAGAGCACCGCGCTGTCCAGGTGGGCGAAGCCGGGGTGCAGGCGCAGCTTCCAGTAGGTGTTGTTGGTGACCCACGACTCCTTGCCGTTGGCATCCGTCAGACGCCTGGGGATGGGGTCGGGGGGGGAACGTTTGGGACTTCCAGGGGGGTTTTCCCATTCCCTGAGAGCCCCACGCATCTCTGAGCCATGAGGTCTCCAGAGGGCCTCCCCATTCCCTTAAAACCCCCACATCTCCCTCAACCATGGGGGGGACTCCCAGGGGGGGGTTTCTTGATTCCTTAAGAGTCCCACACACCCCTGAGCCATGGGGTGCTCTCAGGACTCCCAGAGGGTCTCCCCATACCACAAGAGCCCCACATCCCCCTGATCCACGGGTCCCCCAGCCCCGGGAGCCCCCCAGACCTGAAGAACCGGGCCTGGTGGGTGATGTTGTTCTCCTCCATGACACGGCGCCGgtccctctggagctgctcgATCTGGCGCTTCTGCGCCTCGGCCGCCGGCACGTTCCCTTCCTCCAGGTACCTGGGGGACACAGGACACGGCTGTGACGAGCTGGCCGGCCCCagcccgccccaccccgcacccCCGGCACGCTGCTGACCGCTGGTCCGGCCGCAGGCGCGTGTCCGTGGAGGGCAGGACCCTGCGGAGCTCCGGCGTGAGCTCGTTCAGCTCCAGCGCGAACTGGGTGAAGCCGTAATTCCTCTCGTGGTCGCGGGGCATGGGGTCTGTGTGGGGGTGGGGGTTGTGGGGACAGTGAGACACCCCCCAGGATGGGGTAACCCCCTCAGGGTGATCCCCCCAGGTCCTTACTGGCTTTCCAGACGCACTGGCCCGGGGCGGGCCCGCGGTGTAGCCCCTCGTGCCACTTGCCGGCCAGGCGCTCCACGGCCGTCCCGCTGCGGCTCAGCACGGCCCCCTGCACCTCGTTGGCCCCCGCGCCCCAGTACCGAGCCTGCGGCCACCGGGATGTGGGCGGGGTGGCCGGGGAGAAGGGCGGGGCCGGGAAGGTGGGGTGGGGTCAGTGGGAAAGGGTGGGGCCGCTGGGGAAAGGCGGGGCTATTGGGAGAGGGTGGGGCTACTGGGAAAATGGTGGGGCCATGAGGAGGAATCTTCTGGAAAGGGCGGAGTAATGGGGAAAGGGCGTGGGCGCCGGGAAAGGGTGGGGCCATTGGGAGAGGGCAGGGCTACTGGAAAGGGAGGGGCCAGGAGTGATGGGTGGAGTCTTCTAGAAAGGGTGGAGTCACTGGGAAAGGGTGTGGCCGCTGGGAAAGGGCGGGGCTGTTATGGGTGGGGTCCGTGGGAAAGGGTGGGGCACGAAGAGGGGCGGGGCCACCAGGAAAGGGCGGGGCTAttgggaaggggcggggccgtaAGTGGGGGTGGGGCCAGATAAGGGGCGGGGCAACAAGACAATGTTTAATTAACAAGTCGGTGATGGGGCAGGGCCGCACCACAGctgaaggggcggggccaggccGTGATAATGAAGAGGGGTGGGGTCAGGGACAGTGGGTGGGCGGAGCCTGGGCACTAAAGGGCGTGGCAGGGCGTGGCAGGGCGGGGCGGGCACACCTTGCAGAAGGTGAGCTTGCAGTGGTAGGAGGCGTCGCGGGTGTTGCGGATCAGCACCTCCCCGTAGTGCTCGATCCAGCGGGGCCCGCTCAGCACGTTGTGGATGCACGTGGTCACCTTGTTCCACTCGTAGTGGTCCCCGGTCCTGCGGGCACCGCGCTCGTGGGTGGGCACACACAGCGCAGGCGGGCACGGGGGAGGCGATGGCGGGGAGCCCACCCGCGGGGCCGGGGTCTCACCTGGGCAACTGGACATTGACGGTGCCCACGGGGACGATCTCCAGGGACTTGCCCCAGAATTTGTTCTTCCACCTCATGTCTGgggatgcaggaggaggagcaggaggaggaggaggtgagaacccTCGGTCCCCTGGGAGGAACCTCCCGGTGCCCAACGCCCTCCCAGACGCTCACCTTGCCAGAAGATGAAGTTGTCAGACTCGGCGTGGCAGGCAGAGATGGGAGGGTGGTGGGATACCTGCAAGGCCAAGGAGGGACATGCCAGCGCCTCGTCCGGCTCCGGGGTGTCCCCGCAAGGtccccccagtgcccacctGCTCGCTGATGAAGCGGAAGCCGCGGTCGGGCCGCACGCACTCGTAGGTCTCGCCCAGCACGGGGTTGAAGGGTTTGCTGCCCGCCCGGTAGTAGGTGGAGGCGTAGGCGGACACGGCGAAGGCGGCCACGTACACCTGTCACCGCAGCCGGCGCGCCGCTGTCACCACACCCGCGGCAGGCACACGCGTGTCCTCCCCCGTCCCCACAGGTCCCAGGAGACCCACGTGTCCTCAAGCACCCCTGAGCCCACTAAACCCTCAAATTCTCCCCGTCCCCGCGTGTCCTCGGGCTCCCCCGGGTCCTCGAGATCCTCAAACTCCCTAAGTACCCCCATGTCCCCCAAACTTCCAGCGCCCCCCGAGCTCCCTCTACTCCCTTGTCCCCTGAGCTTCCTCGTGTCCCTCAAGGCCCCTCAAACCCCCCAAgtgcccccgtgtccccctccgTGTCTCCCAAGCCCTCCACAACCTCCCAATACCCACGCCAAGTCCTTCACGTCCCCAAGCCACGTCCCCTCGCTCCCGAGCCCCCTGTGGCCCCCTGAGCTCCTTCTTGACCCCTTGAGCCCCTCACATCCCCCCTGCCCTCGACCTCCCCTTGCCCCCCTGCCCCCGAGCTCCCCTAATCCCCCTTGTGCCCTCGATCCCCCTACATGGCCCCCAAGCCTCCCgtgccccccgtgtccccggTCACCCCGGCTCTCCCCCCCTCACCAGGCGCTGCCGGGGGTCGCGGGCGCGGCTGGCTCTGTCGAGCAGCGCGCTGTACTCCAGCTCCTCGCAGAGCCGCTGCAGGGTGTTCAGCGGCTCGTTCAGCTGCACGGGCAGCGCCACGCGGGACAGATCCTTGCCCACGCTGCTCCGCAGGAGCCCCCACAGGCTCACGTCCCCCGagggcgcggggggcgcgggcagGCGGCTCCTCCGCCGCGGGTCCGGCCCCGGCAGCTCCAGCGGCGGCTCCAGAGGCGGCGGCTCCACTCCCGGGCGCTCCGCTCCTGCCGGGCAGCAGGGCGGTGGGATGGAGCCGTGCCCCTCCGCGGTGAAACCCTCCCCGTAGCTGCCCCTTCCCGCCGGGTTCCCCTCGTCCGGTGTTTTCCGTTCCCGTGTCgggaggcagagctgccccCGCCTCGGTTCCCCCTTCCCGCACCTGTCGGGGGGCGAAGCCACCACCTCCACCGCTGCCCACTCCCTCCCCGGTGCCCTCCCCGGTGCTCCCCGTACCTGtcggggcacggcccggccccccCGGCTCGGTGGCCTCCTCGCAGACGCTGGTGGCGACCTCGCTGATGCACGACTCGTCCTCCGACGGCTGAGAAGGCGCAGGGACCGTCGGCGGCttcgggggtcccggggggatgggggggataTGGGGGGAACCCCACGGAGGGGGCGGGTGGGGCGCTAGCGGGAAGCGCCCCCCCAAAAGGGTGGGATGAGCCCCGGGatcctgggatgggctgggggtgtcgggatggggagggggggtgggTGCGGCGGGGGGGGGCCCAGCAGGACCCGGCCCCCGCCACCGGGCTCAGAGGCCGCGGAGACCCCGAgagcggggagggaggggactGCGGGAGGCTGGGGGAGAAACCGGGGGGGAaacaggggctgggggggacacgggaaGTGGCTGGCGGGCCGGCTAATGAGGTGGGAcgggggagagagaggggagagatgAACCCAGAGCAGCGAGGGGTGGTGGGGGTCCGCAGAGCCCCCTCACCAGCAGAGCCCCCTCACCAGCAGAGATCCCCACCAGCAGAGCTCCCCAAGCCCCCTCACCTCGTTCTCAGAGGAGCTGGCGGACAGGAAAACCTCGCAGGCATCGAAGAACTCGGTGTGGGAGTCGGCCAGCGAGACGATGCTGCGGttggagagctgctgctcccggcCCTTGGCGGGCAGCGCGTCCGGCTGCGAGGACAGCCACCGcctcagcccccagcccagggggGGCCACCGTACCCCCAGCTCACCCCAGCCCACCCCCCTGACCTCATCCGGATGCAGCGAGGCAAAGGAGTCCAGGGTGGTGTCGGAGGAGACGGAGAGGGAGTGGAAGCGGCGCAGGGCGGGCTGTGGAAAGGGGGACGCTGAGCCGAGCCCCTCCGGACAGTCCcctccagccaggacagggctgacagggacagggggtcACCCAACACCCGGCTGAGACCCCAACAGCAGCACCCCGAGGTCCCCTGCGCTCCCTCACCCCGGCGGTGCCGGCACTGCCAGGGCGAGGGGCCGGGCACTGCCGGTCCAGCGCCTGCCGCATCTCCTCCAGACGGGCCCTCTCGGCCACCAGCGCGGCCACCACGCTGCTGAGCGAGCCGTGCACTGCCGGGGACACGGGCGGGAGTCAGGCTGAGGgtcagcaccccaaaacccaccccgAGACCCCCATCAAGGCTCAGCCCCCCGCCCCATCCCACCTTTTTGCGCCAGGACCCAGAAGCTGCGCTGCAGCTGGCTGTACTCCGGGGGGAGGCTGAAGGGCAGCTGGCTCTGCGATGACTCCAGGTAGCGGGACAGGTTGGGGACAGAGCCGTGCAGGCGGCCCacctggggggacacgggggtcaGCGGGGTCACCCGGGGGGGCTCCGTGcccaggcagtggcagagctCAGGGTGGGTTCCAGCTCACCCTCACCCTGCCGATGGTGTCATCCTTGGCAAAGCTCTGCGTGCACCAGATCTTGGTGGTCCTCCGGCCTTTCTTCGGCCTCTCCGTGGCGGCCGAGGGctgtgagggagaggagggggctgCAGCCGGACCCTCCCCAGGAATGGGAGGCGTGGGACCCCCTCAGCCGGCTGTGCCTCTCACCTGGCTGCCGGAGATGAGCGGGGCCGAGGGGATGCGGTGCAGGGCCTCCAGGTGTTGGAGCATTCCCGTCAGCTCCTGCAGCTTGGCCTGGCACTCGGACAGCTCTGCCGGGGGCACAGAGCGAGCCCGAtcagggaggggacacagggcaccCGCCCGGCCCCACACACCCCCTCGGGCCCCCTCTCACCGGCCGAGCAGCGCTCCAGCCCCTCGCTGTCCTTCAGCCAGGCGTTCACCTTGTCCCGGGAGCTGGCCAGTGtggacagggctggggcacTGCCCGAAGGCAGGATCCGTGTCCACTGGCCCTGCAGCAGGGGACAGAGGGCATCGCTGTCAGGAGCCATGTCCCAGAGCCTGCCTGGCGCTGTGACCCCGAGCTGTCACCCACCTGCACGTTGGTCCCCGTGGGACCCCCTGGGGGACACGGCTCCGGCCGCTCGCCGTGGTGGTGGCTGCAGAGGCTGCTCACCCAGCTGGAGAACAGCTCCGGGGACTTGATCTGGGGGACAGCGGTGAGTTGGGGGGGACACGACCtgatgtccccagccctgccccaccccagctccagcctccccaGTGGCACCTTGAGGTGATAAATGTTGTCCTCCGTGTCCAGGTCAACCCTCTGCGCCTTCTTGTTGACGGACATGACGGACTGCCGGACATCGATGGCACCGTGCAGTTTGCCCTTGAGGACCTGGGGGAGCCCAGGGACCCCTGTCAGGGGGAAGACCCCCCCTTTCTCAGGGGGGCCAcgggggtgtccccagccctgagcccctgGGGAGGCTGCGTGGCCACAGCCTGGGCACACACTCACGTCCTGGCGCGTGGTGGCATATTTCAGGATCCCATTTTCCAGCACGAAGTACCgctggggatggagggggaagggttttatttgggggggggaggagcagagagcagcccctgcagccagCCCCCCGCTTCCCAAATCGTGCCAGGACCAGCTGGGATCACGGCTCctggtgccagctctgcctgttACCTTGTGCCAGCCCTTCAGgggccatttcctcttcttgAGCAGGTACCCCTCGTGCCGCTGCGGCTcctgcccggggctgccccTTGCCCGGGGCTCCTCCACCACCTCCCAGCTCTCCGAGCCCTGCAGAGACCGGGATCAGCGTGGGGGGTCCCTGAGCACCAGAGGCCACCTTGCCCCCAGGCAGGTACCCACATGGGGCGTCATCCTAAAGCAGGGGGAAGCCCCCAAAGCCTCCCTGCCATCCTAAGGTCCTTCTGAGCCCCCCAAATCCAACCTGCTGGACGCTGCTGTGCTTGGAGGACACGGTGCTGTTGGAGCGGGACAGGGCTCTTTTCGGAGAGGACGGGTCCTTCTCGTGGCTGCCCATGGCCGGCGAGCAGAGGGGGCCAGGGGCACCGAGCCGAGCCCCTCCTCCCGTccgggccgcggggccgggggtccGAGCTCGGCCGTCACGGCGGGAGCCGCTGCGGGGAGGGGACGGCAGGTCAGGGAGCTCGGGGACGGCATCTGCAGCCTCGCAGGGACCGGGGGCGGCAGGGATcccgctgtccccagctccCGGGGGACCCTGCATGGCACCGCTGCCAGCACCCAGAAACTTCCGCGTGAGCCGGAGCCTTTGACCCTCCCAGCTTTATCTCGGCTGCACCGCCCGGTCCGGGTCCAGAgtccggccccgccgccccacGGACCGGGTACCACGGCGCAACcgtggcacaggcagcagggtgACACCGGTACAAAGACCGGGACCAACCCCTGGCCCATCTGGCACCCCCGAGCCGGGACATGACTCCTCCGAACCCCGGCGTGACCGCGCGCCCTCCCGGCAGGGCGTTTGTTCCCTTTGCCCTTCACGATTCCagagggggaaactgaggcacggggaAGCTTCTCCTGGCCTTGCCCTCCCCCCTGGAGCTGTCCCTGACGGGGCATCCATGTGTGCCGGCCGCTGCTGTAGGATGGATCCTGGGATAACCCCGAGACGGAGGCCAAGCCCCGGCACCCGTGACCACCGTCCCGGTAACGGCGGCACCGGTCACCGCCGTACCGACGGCCACGGCGCCGGTAAGCACGGCACCGGCAGATAACCACGCTGCCATAGATAACCCCGGCACCGGTACCGGCGGCTCCGCGCCCCCAGCACCGAGGGGAGGACACCGGGGATCTCCCGGCTCTCTCCCGCGGCTGCTGCCGGGGATCAGCACCGACCCCTCGCACCGGAACGGGGCTGCCCCGGTAACCCCGGGGGTCTCCATCCCCCGCGCGGGGCAAAGCCCATCGCCCCGGGGGTGTCACCTCCCGGAGCAGCGGGGGCCGGGGGTCGGGGGGCCGGACCCCCGTCCCGTGCCGGTCGCCGGTGCTCACCTGGGCTGGCGGCGggagggcggcgggggccggtCGCATCctgcccggcggcggcggcaggaaGCGGAACACGGAGGGCGGTCCGGAGCCGCTCGGCTCTGCCCCCTGCTCCGTGGAGGACCGGAGCCAACagcgccgggagccgccgggagccgccgggagcCCGAGCGCCCGCACGGTACCGGGGCAGCTCCGGCCGCGCAGCCCCGGAGCCCACCCGAGAGGAGCCCCCGGGGAAAGGGGTGCGGGGAACCCCCGGGAGGGGCAGCACCGCACGGGGGTCCCGGGGTTGGTCATCCCACGGGGGTTTTGGAGAGCACCACCCCACGGGAGTCTCTGGATCACCATCACCATGGGGGTCTCGGGGACCACCGACCCCAAGGGGTGTcagggatcgctcctccaaggTGGTCCCAGGGCATTCCACACCCCCTCCCCGGGatttccctctcccacccccagctctgctccctcggaccctcagagcagccctggcctcTCTGCCCACCCTCAGGGGGCAGGAACAgcccccacccaccccccaaaatcccagacGA encodes the following:
- the OSBPL7 gene encoding oxysterol-binding protein-related protein 7 isoform X1, with translation MGSHEKDPSSPKRALSRSNSTVSSKHSSVQQGSESWEVVEEPRARGSPGQEPQRHEGYLLKKRKWPLKGWHKRYFVLENGILKYATTRQDVLKGKLHGAIDVRQSVMSVNKKAQRVDLDTEDNIYHLKIKSPELFSSWVSSLCSHHHGERPEPCPPGGPTGTNVQGQWTRILPSGSAPALSTLASSRDKVNAWLKDSEGLERCSAELSECQAKLQELTGMLQHLEALHRIPSAPLISGSQPSAATERPKKGRRTTKIWCTQSFAKDDTIGRVRVGRLHGSVPNLSRYLESSQSQLPFSLPPEYSQLQRSFWVLAQKVHGSLSSVVAALVAERARLEEMRQALDRQCPAPRPGSAGTAGPALRRFHSLSVSSDTTLDSFASLHPDEPDALPAKGREQQLSNRSIVSLADSHTEFFDACEVFLSASSSENEPSEDESCISEVATSVCEEATEPGGPGRAPTGAERPGVEPPPLEPPLELPGPDPRRRSRLPAPPAPSGDVSLWGLLRSSVGKDLSRVALPVQLNEPLNTLQRLCEELEYSALLDRASRARDPRQRLVYVAAFAVSAYASTYYRAGSKPFNPVLGETYECVRPDRGFRFISEQVSHHPPISACHAESDNFIFWQDMRWKNKFWGKSLEIVPVGTVNVQLPRTGDHYEWNKVTTCIHNVLSGPRWIEHYGEVLIRNTRDASYHCKLTFCKARYWGAGANEVQGAVLSRSGTAVERLAGKWHEGLHRGPAPGQCVWKANPMPRDHERNYGFTQFALELNELTPELRRVLPSTDTRLRPDQRYLEEGNVPAAEAQKRQIEQLQRDRRRVMEENNITHQARFFRRLTDANGKESWVTNNTYWKLRLHPGFAHLDSAVLW
- the OSBPL7 gene encoding oxysterol-binding protein-related protein 7 isoform X2 translates to MGSHEKDPSSPKRALSRSNSTVSSKHSSVQQGSESWEVVEEPRARGSPGQEPQRHEGYLLKKRKWPLKGWHKRYFVLENGILKYATTRQDVLKGKLHGAIDVRQSVMSVNKKAQRVDLDTEDNIYHLKIKSPELFSSWVSSLCSHHHGERPEPCPPGGPTGTNVQGQWTRILPSGSAPALSTLASSRDKVNAWLKDSEGLERCSAELSECQAKLQELTGMLQHLEALHRIPSAPLISGSQPSAATERPKKGRRTTKIWCTQSFAKDDTIGRVGRLHGSVPNLSRYLESSQSQLPFSLPPEYSQLQRSFWVLAQKVHGSLSSVVAALVAERARLEEMRQALDRQCPAPRPGSAGTAGPALRRFHSLSVSSDTTLDSFASLHPDEPDALPAKGREQQLSNRSIVSLADSHTEFFDACEVFLSASSSENEPSEDESCISEVATSVCEEATEPGGPGRAPTGAERPGVEPPPLEPPLELPGPDPRRRSRLPAPPAPSGDVSLWGLLRSSVGKDLSRVALPVQLNEPLNTLQRLCEELEYSALLDRASRARDPRQRLVYVAAFAVSAYASTYYRAGSKPFNPVLGETYECVRPDRGFRFISEQVSHHPPISACHAESDNFIFWQDMRWKNKFWGKSLEIVPVGTVNVQLPRTGDHYEWNKVTTCIHNVLSGPRWIEHYGEVLIRNTRDASYHCKLTFCKARYWGAGANEVQGAVLSRSGTAVERLAGKWHEGLHRGPAPGQCVWKANPMPRDHERNYGFTQFALELNELTPELRRVLPSTDTRLRPDQRYLEEGNVPAAEAQKRQIEQLQRDRRRVMEENNITHQARFFRRLTDANGKESWVTNNTYWKLRLHPGFAHLDSAVLW
- the OSBPL7 gene encoding oxysterol-binding protein-related protein 7 isoform X3 — translated: MGSHEKDPSSPKRALSRSNSTVSSKHSSVQQGSESWEVVEEPRARGSPGQEPQRHEGYLLKKRKWPLKGWHKRYFVLENGILKYATTRQDVLKGKLHGAIDVRQSVMSVNKKAQRVDLDTEDNIYHLKIKSPELFSSWVSSLCSHHHGERPEPCPPGGPTGTNVQGQWTRILPSGSAPALSTLASSRDKVNAWLKDSEGLERCSAELSECQAKLQELTGMLQHLEALHRIPSAPLISGSQPSAATERPKKGRRTTKIWCTQSFAKDDTIGRVRVGRLHGSVPNLSRYLESSQSQLPFSLPPEYSQLQRSFWVLAQKVHGSLSSVVAALVAERARLEEMRQALDRQCPAPRPGSAGTAGPALRRFHSLSVSSDTTLDSFASLHPDEPDALPAKGREQQLSNRSIVSLADSHTEFFDACEVFLSASSSENEPSEDESCISEVATSVCEEATEPGGPGRAPTGAERPGVEPPPLEPPLELPGPDPRRRSRLPAPPAPSGDVSLWGLLRSSVGKDLSRVALPVQLNEPLNTLQRLCEELEYSALLDRASRARDPRQRLVYVAAFAVSAYASTYYRAGSKPFNPVLGETYECVRPDRGFRFISEQVSHHPPISACHAESDNFIFWQDMRWKNKFWGKSLEIVPVGTVNVQLPRTGDHYEWNKVTTCIHNVLSGPRWIEHYGEVLIRNTRDASYHCKLTFCKPRPFLVAPPLFVPHPFPRTPPITAPPFPSGHTLSQ